The Nodosilinea sp. PGN35 DNA window CCGTCCGCTCTCCCCTCTCAATGATAGCTTTTGTTACTTGCTGCAACGTTTCAAGGCTATTGAAGACATGTGCTCTGCCTTCTTTTTTTAGTAACCGTTCAACCTGAGCGGTGCCAGGTAAGTGACGATGAACCAGGTTGAGACGAGAATCCGGAATGATTGCCCTGGAAATTCCAGCCATTCGACTAACCAGAACCTAGCTAAACTGGATCCTCGTCCTCTGCAAAGCTTTCCTACTCCCAGGGCTCATCCACATTCATATTGGCTTCTTCGTGGATGTAGCCGGGCTTCTCGCGGCGGGGCAGCTGACCCGACACCACCAGGTGGGCCATGGTGTCGCAGATCACGCGGGTGGCCATGAGGGATGTCATGTCGCTGACATCGTAGGGAGGCGACACCTCCACCACCTCAATGCCGCAGACGGTGGTTTCCTGCACGATGCGCTTCAGTAGGTAGAGGGCTTCGCGGGGCAGCAGGCCGCCGGGTTCGGGCCAGCCAGTGCCGGGCACAAAGCCCGCGTCGATACAGTCGATGTCGAAGCTGATCCAGACGCAGTCGGTGCCGTCGGTGGCGCGCTGAATGGCAAAGTCGGCGGCGGCATCGAGGCCCATTTCGGTGATGTCAGTGACGGTGAGGATGTTGGTGGCCCGCTCGCGGCAGACTTTCACCCCCTGGCGGGGCACCTGCCAGCCGCCGATGCCCAGCTGCACCAGGTTTTTGGCCGGGGCGTTGGCCATGTTGGTGGCGTGGAACCAGGGGCAGGTGTGCATGCGCTCGTCCAGGTCGGTCTCCTGGGTATCGACGTGGCGATCGAAGTGGATGATGCCCACCTTTTTGTCGCCCAGGTGGCGGCAGATGCCCCGCACCGTGGGGAAGCCGATGGAGTGGTCGCCGCCCAGCAAAATCGGGAACGCGCCGGAGGCAAACACGTGGGCCACGCCCTTGGAGATCTGGTCGAAGGATTTTTCGTTGTTGGCCGGAATCGTGAACACATCGCCTACGTCGCAGAGGGTGATATTTTCCCGCAGGTCTACGCCCAGCTCAAAGTTGTAGGGGGTGTAGAGGGCCGAGATGCGGCGAATGCCCTGGGGGCCAAAGCGGGTGCCGGGGCGGTAGGTGGTGCCCGAGTCGTGGGGAATGCCGACGATCGCCACGTCGTACTCGCCCACCCGGCGCACGTCTTCTAAGTACGGCGCTTTGAGGAAGGTGTTGATGCCCGCGTAGTGGGGCAGCTCGCCGCGCGAAAAAGTGGGAATGGTGCGATCGCGAATGCTGGCCGCCGCCTCCAGGCCGTACTCCAGCCCCTGGGATACCTCCTGCTGCCAGCCGGTCAGGGGCAGGCGGGCTTCCATCTCCAATGCCCGCTGGGCTTCAGAGGACTGGCCGTTGGGGCTTTGAAATACGGGATCGTTTGCTGGGTCGGTCATGGGGAAGCCTCACAGGGTTGCGCTGAGTCAAGTAAACCGCAGGTTTTTATAACGTGAGCCAAAAAGCCCAGGAGATTTAAGAAGCCAAATCTCCCAGCTTCTCGCCAATCTCCCGGGCTTTTATCCCGCCGTGTAGCTGGCGAACGATGACCGATCCCCAACCTGCCTCTCTCGGACCAGGCATTCGACGACTATACGCGCCAAACCGGAACCCTAGAGGCACAAATTTTTTATGCAGATACTCTAAGCCCAGAAACTATTGGGGTCAAGCCTCAAGCGTCACCGCATCCTGGGTGTGGTCAGCGGGAGTGACGGATCGATTCTTGGGCCGAAACAGGTGGGTATGCTCGGGGTTGTACAGGCGCGACCTGACCTTTTGCCCCCGCAGCGCTGGGCTGATCACATAGAGCGTGGTGCGAATCAAATCCTTTTCGCGGGTGGTTTGGGCCATCTCCGACAGGGGCACCACCAGGAGCTGCTCGTCGGGCCAGCCGATGCGAAAGCAGATCGCCACCGGGGTATCCGGCTCGTAGTGTTTTAAGAGCTGGGCCTGGGATT harbors:
- a CDS encoding agmatinase family protein; this encodes MTDPANDPVFQSPNGQSSEAQRALEMEARLPLTGWQQEVSQGLEYGLEAAASIRDRTIPTFSRGELPHYAGINTFLKAPYLEDVRRVGEYDVAIVGIPHDSGTTYRPGTRFGPQGIRRISALYTPYNFELGVDLRENITLCDVGDVFTIPANNEKSFDQISKGVAHVFASGAFPILLGGDHSIGFPTVRGICRHLGDKKVGIIHFDRHVDTQETDLDERMHTCPWFHATNMANAPAKNLVQLGIGGWQVPRQGVKVCRERATNILTVTDITEMGLDAAADFAIQRATDGTDCVWISFDIDCIDAGFVPGTGWPEPGGLLPREALYLLKRIVQETTVCGIEVVEVSPPYDVSDMTSLMATRVICDTMAHLVVSGQLPRREKPGYIHEEANMNVDEPWE